The proteins below come from a single Roseiflexus sp. RS-1 genomic window:
- a CDS encoding SDR family oxidoreductase — protein sequence MLEGKIAIVTGGAGALGSAVVQTLLDTGATVWVPYINPSEFDHLRQRLGAPASTRLDGRLLDLTDETAVQQAYAQVASAHGGIDILVNVAGGFAGGEPVHRTSWALWQQQLDINLKTAVISCAAAVPHMLARGGGAIVNVSSRTATQSARNVAAYGAAKRAVLQLTEALAAELRDSNITANAILPSVIDTPANRAADPKADHSRWVAPEAIARVVLFLVGPDARIISGAAIPVYGRA from the coding sequence ATGCTCGAAGGAAAGATTGCAATTGTAACCGGCGGCGCCGGGGCGCTTGGCAGCGCCGTGGTGCAGACGTTGCTCGACACTGGCGCGACGGTGTGGGTTCCATACATTAATCCGTCTGAATTCGACCATCTGCGTCAGCGTCTCGGCGCCCCCGCCAGTACGCGACTGGATGGCAGACTGCTGGACCTGACCGACGAAACAGCGGTGCAACAGGCGTATGCTCAGGTTGCCAGCGCCCACGGCGGCATTGATATCCTGGTCAATGTTGCAGGAGGGTTTGCTGGCGGTGAACCGGTGCACCGCACATCCTGGGCGCTCTGGCAGCAGCAACTGGACATCAATCTCAAAACGGCGGTTATCTCATGCGCTGCAGCGGTGCCGCATATGCTGGCGCGTGGCGGTGGAGCGATTGTCAACGTCAGCAGTCGCACCGCAACGCAAAGCGCCAGGAATGTCGCTGCGTATGGCGCTGCCAAACGCGCGGTTCTCCAGTTGACCGAGGCGCTCGCTGCTGAACTGCGCGACTCGAACATCACTGCGAATGCCATTCTGCCCAGCGTGATCGACACCCCCGCCAATCGCGCCGCCGATCCCAAAGCTGACCATAGTCGCTGGGTCGCGCCAGAGGCGATTGCACGCGTCGTACTGTTCCTCGTCGGTCCCGATGCGCGGATCATCAGTGGCGCTGCGATCCCGGTGTATGGGAGAGCATAA
- a CDS encoding class II aldolase/adducin family protein: MHQDTWTPLMGPSLAPDEHLTFTTAGNTRSAFVLWFAQGLSAALERHGHAFIAPDAPTDDEAPESPPARLVLNLCDLDRPRPIHRRGQGTFVVTIVEGEDNQRDVMKAAYPLIVRSLANMVIYNTRIDGVLESHFVTIEQGHYTVRLEGDEQTFFDQIYRRIQPLACSHLVINNKFTPDLPDYLWEGDEATRQISWAGRQLDGMGLLPAAIPIHEYLSERELRHVRRLYGIGGLSYGNLSARALHNPDYFWMSASGVDKSRLEVVGRDILLVTGYDPQNLQINLSVPPHIEPRRVSVDAIEHYMIYREHPQVQAIIHIHAWWRDPIPSTQVNYPCGTYELAAEVAELVRQAPDPSRAVIGLKNHGLTITGHSIPEIFQRIEGMIVPQVPMS, from the coding sequence ATGCATCAGGATACCTGGACGCCGTTGATGGGGCCGAGTCTTGCCCCTGACGAGCATCTGACCTTTACAACTGCTGGAAACACCCGAAGCGCATTCGTTCTCTGGTTTGCGCAGGGGTTAAGCGCGGCGCTGGAACGCCACGGACATGCGTTCATCGCGCCCGACGCCCCTACAGACGATGAAGCTCCTGAATCACCGCCTGCACGCCTGGTGTTGAACCTGTGCGATCTTGATCGCCCACGACCGATCCATCGCCGTGGACAGGGCACATTTGTTGTGACCATTGTTGAGGGGGAAGACAACCAGCGTGATGTGATGAAAGCGGCGTATCCGCTGATTGTGCGCTCGCTGGCAAACATGGTGATTTACAACACGCGCATCGATGGCGTGCTCGAAAGCCATTTCGTCACCATCGAGCAGGGGCACTACACGGTGCGACTCGAAGGTGACGAGCAGACATTCTTCGATCAGATCTATCGGCGCATTCAGCCACTGGCGTGCAGTCATCTGGTGATCAACAACAAGTTCACGCCCGACCTGCCGGATTATCTGTGGGAGGGCGATGAAGCCACACGCCAGATCAGTTGGGCGGGGCGGCAACTCGATGGGATGGGCCTGCTGCCAGCGGCAATCCCGATCCACGAATACCTTTCGGAGCGCGAACTGCGCCACGTCAGGCGATTGTACGGCATTGGCGGTCTCAGTTATGGCAACCTCAGCGCCCGCGCGCTCCACAACCCGGATTATTTCTGGATGTCGGCATCGGGGGTTGACAAGAGCCGCCTTGAGGTGGTGGGGCGCGACATTCTGCTGGTCACCGGGTATGATCCACAAAACCTGCAGATCAACCTGAGCGTGCCGCCACATATCGAGCCGCGTCGTGTTTCGGTCGACGCCATCGAGCACTACATGATCTATCGCGAGCATCCGCAGGTGCAGGCGATCATTCACATCCACGCCTGGTGGCGCGATCCCATTCCTTCCACACAGGTCAACTATCCGTGCGGCACCTACGAACTTGCCGCCGAGGTAGCGGAACTGGTGCGTCAGGCGCCCGATCCGTCACGCGCGGTGATCGGCTTGAAAAATCACGGACTGACCATCACCGGTCATTCGATCCCGGAGATTTTCCAGCGTATCGAGGGGATGATCGTCCCGCAGGTGCCCATGTCGTAA